In the genome of Quercus robur chromosome 3, dhQueRobu3.1, whole genome shotgun sequence, one region contains:
- the LOC126718071 gene encoding ADP-ribosylation factor GTPase-activating protein AGD3 translates to MHFAKLDDSPMFRKQIQSLEESAESLRERSLRFYKGCRKYTEGLGEGYDGDIAFASALETFGGGHNDPISVAFGGPVMTKFTIALREIGTYKEVLRSQVEHMLNDRLLQFVNIDLHEVKEARKRFDKASITYDQAREKFLSLRKGTKSDVAILLEEELHNARSTFEQARFNLVTALSTVEAKKRFEFLEAVSGTMDAHLRYFKQGYELLHQMEPYINQVLTYAQQSRERSNYEQAALSEKMQEYKRQVDRESKWSSNGTNGSPNGDGIQAIGRSSHKMIEAVMQSAAKGKVQTIRQGYLSKRSSNLRGDWKRRFFVLDSRGMLYYYRKQCSKSSGSGSQLSGQRNSSELGSGLLSRWLSNHYHGGVHDEKSVAHHTVNLLTSTIKVDADQSDLRFCFRIISPTKNYTLQAESALDQMDWIEKITGVIASLLSSQAPERCLPASPMGSSHHRSASESSSFESSDFDHAAAEDYTSERSLTTAHLERQIRHMQPQRSCVKSEKPIEVLRRVCGNDKCADCGAPEPDWASLNLGVLVCIECSGVHRNLGVHISKVRSLTLDVKVWDPSVISLFQSLGNTFANSVWEELLQSRNAFQVDLVSTSLYKSDKPQLFFLSKPSHADSISVKEKFIHAKYAEKLFVRRPKDNQYPHLVAQQIWEGVRANDKKAVYRHIVNSEADVNAVYEQTSCGSSLTLAKVMLLHEQAGLDHSSSCLMGDSLERSSTSSTNLAGTCEGHTLEDLDGCTLLHLACETADIGMIELLLQYGANINATDSRSQTPLHRCILRGRNAYVKLLLTRGADPRAVNVEGKNPYEVALESNFDDNEILTLLADSNG, encoded by the exons ATGCATTTCGCAAAGCTCGACGACTCTCCTATGTTTCGCAAGCAG ATACAAAGCTTGGAGGAAAGTGCTGAATCATTAAGGGAGAGAAGTCTGAGGTTTTACAAAGGATGTCGGAAATACAC TGAAGGACTTGGCGAGGGGTATGATGGAGACATAGCATTTGCAAGTGCACTAGAAACTTTTGGTGGAGGACATAATGATCCCATTAGCGTGGCTTTTGGAG GCCCTGTTATGACCAAATTTACCATTGCCTTGAGAGAAATTGGAACATACAAGGAAGTTCTTCGGTCCCAG GTTGAGCATATGCTAAACGACAGATTACTGCAGTTTGTCAATATTGATTTGCATGAGGTTAAG GAAGCACGGAAGCGTTTTGACAAGGCTAGTATTACTTATGACCAG GCTCGTGAAAAGTTTCTGTCGTTGAGAAAAGGCACAAAGAGTGATGTCGCAATTCTTTTGGAGGAG GAGCTTCATAATGCAAGGTCTACATTTGAGCAAGCTCGCTTCAATTTG GTAACTGCTCTTTCTACTGTTGAAGCGAAAAAGAGGTTTGAATTTTTGGAAGCAGTCAGTGGGACCATGGATGCACATCTTCGTTACTTCAAACAG GGGTATGAGTTGTTGCACCAAATGGAGCCATACATTAATCAG GTCTTGACTTATGCGCAACAGTCAAGAGAAAGGTCTAACTATGAGCAGGCAGCTCTTAGTGAAAAGATGCAAGAGTACAAGAGACAGGTGGATCGCGAGAGTAAGTGGTCTTCCAATGGTACAAATGGATCTCCTAATGGAGATGGTATACAAGCCATTGGTAGAAGTTCACACAAGATGATTGAGGCAGTTATGCAGTCTGCTGCAAAGGGAAAG GTTCAAACCATTCGACAAGGTTATCTCTCAAAGCGGTCCTCAAACTTAAGGGGTGACTGGAAAAGAAGATTTTTTGTTCTTGATAGCCGGGGAATGCTGTATTACTATCGCAAGCAGTGCAGCAAATCATCT GGCTCTGGCAGTCAACTTTCTGGTCAGAGGAATAGTTCTGAGCTGGGTTCTGGACTGCTGAGTCGGTGGCTTTCTAATCATTATCATGGTGGAGTACACGATGAGAAATCTGTTGCTCATCACACAGTGAACCTGCTTACATCGACAATCAAAGTTGATGCTGACCAGTCAGATCTGAGGTTTTGCTTCAGGATTATTTCACCAACAAAGAACTACACTTTGCAG GCAGAGAGTGCACTGGATCAAATGGATTGGATTGAAAAGATCACTGGGGTTATAGCATCATTACTTAGTTCTCAAGCTCCTGAGAGG TGTCTGCCAGCTAGTCCCATGGGAAGCAGTCATCATCGGTCTGCGAGTGAGAGTAGTTCATTTGAAAGTTCTGATTTTGATCACGCTGCAGCTGAAGACTATACATCTGAGAGGAGCCTTACTACCGCACATCTTGAACGCCAAATAAGACACATGCAACCACAACGTTCCTGTGTAAAAAGTGAGAAGCCAATTGAGGTATTGCGAAGAGTATGTGGAAATGATAAATGTGCTGATTGTGGTGCTCCTGAACCAGACTGGGCATCATTAAATCTTGGTGTTCTTGTTTGTATTGAATGTTCTGGTGTTCACAGAAATCTTGGGGTACACATATCAAAG GTGAGGTCTCTTACACTGGATGTCAAAGTGTGGGATCCTTCTGTTATAAGTTTGTTTCAGTCCCTGGGTAATACCTTTGCCAACTCAGTCTGGGAGGAACTATTGCAATCTAGAAATGCCTTTCAGGTTGATCTTGTCTCCACAAG TTTGTACAAATCCGATAAACCGCAGCTGTTTTTTCTCAGTAAACCTAGTCATGCTGATTCTATATCAGTGAAAGAAAAGTTCATCCATGCAAAG TATGCAGAAAAGCTTTTTGTTCGGAGGCCAAAAGACAACCAATATCCTCATTTAGTGGCACAACAAATATGGGAGGGTGTGCGTGCTAATGACAAGAAAGCTGTATACCGTCACATTGTTAATTCTGAAGCAGATGTGAATGCTGTATATGAGCAAACATCTTGTGGATCTTCCTTAACCCTTGCCAAAGTAATGCTATTGCATGAGCAGGCAGGCCTTGACCATAGCTCTAGCTGCTTAATGGGGGATTCATTGGAAAGGTCCTCTACTAGTTCTACAAACCTGGCTGGTACGTGTGAAGGCCATACCTTGGAGGATCTGGATGGGTGCACACTGCTTCACCTCGCTTGTGAAACTGCAGACATAGGCATGATAGAACTCCTCCTACAGTATGGTGCAAATATAAATGCAACTGATTCAAGAAGTCAAACGCCACTCCACCGTTGCATTCTCAGAGGCAGAAATGCATATGTGAAATTGCTTCTAACAAG GGGAGCAGATCCACGAGCTGTAAATGTGGAAGGTAAAAACCCTTATGAGGTAGCATTAGAGTCAAACTTTGACGATAATGAGATCCTTACTTTATTAGCAGACTCAAATGGATAA
- the LOC126718072 gene encoding inactive leucine-rich repeat receptor-like protein kinase CORYNE yields MAYYFCNKKIFTFVLLFIKLCFHFTTVYCQERKISRPPEFHNGLRRIFLSIALGVLTGLIGSLLFALVVRSFVRYLNRTPILKGPVLFSPEIAPKTLQSALSNENRLLGSSPSGKYYRTVLDNGLAIAVKRLEPFQTGSPERKSLKRKIQKELETLASLRHRNLMSLRAYVREPGGFSLVYDYVPTGSLEDAMNRVRDNQLQLSWEVRLRIAVGVVKGLQYLHFERDPSILHYNLKPTNVMLGAEFEPRLADCGLAKLMPNLDRTTSGYSAPECFQNRRYTDKSDVFSFGMILGVLLTGRDPTDPFFGEPASGGSLGQWLRHLQQAGEAREALDKSILGEEGEEDEMLMAVRIAVVCLSDMPADRPSSDELVHLLTQLHSF; encoded by the exons ATGGCGTACTACTTTTGCAACAAGAAAATCTTTACTTTTGTTTTGCTGTTCATAAAACTCTGCTTTCACTTCACCACTGTGTACTGCCAAGAGAGAAAAATTTCAAGGCCACCTGAATTCCATAACGGGCTTAGAAGAATCTTTCTCAGCATTGCTTTAGGAGTACTAACCGGTTTGATTGGTTCACTTCTCTTCGCTCTCGTAGTCCGAAGCTTTGTCAGATACCTTAACCGAACACCAATTCTCAAAGGCCCTGTGTTGTTCTCCCCAGAAATTGCTCCTAAGACACTTCAATCTGCTCTCTCCAATGAAAATCGCTTACTGGGTTCAAGCCCAAGTGGCAAATACTACCGAACTGTGCTCGATAATGGGCTTGCAATCGCAGTCAAGAGGCTAGAACCGTTTCAAACTGGTTCACCAGAGAGAAAGTCTCTCAAGAGAAAGATACAGAAGGAGCTAGAAACACTTGCTAGTCTGAGACATAGGAACTTGATGAGTTTGAGGGCTTATGTTAGGGAACCAGGTGGGTTTTCTTTGGTTTATGATTATGTCCCAACTGGGAGTCTTGAGGATGCTATGAATAGAGTGAGAGATAATCAGTTGCAGCTGAGTTGGGAAGTGCGGCTTCGGATTGCGGTTGGGGTTGTTAAGGGGCTTCAGTATCTTCACTTTGAGCGTGACCCTTCTATTCTGCACTATAATTTGAAGCCTACTAATGTGATGTTGGGTGCTGAGTTTGAACCCAGGTTGGCGGATTGTGGATTGGCTAAGCTCATGCCTAATTTGGATAGGACCACCTCAGGTTATAGTGCTCCTGAGTGCTTCCAAAATCGCAG GTATACCGATAAGAGCGACGTTTTCAGTTTTGGTATGATATTGGGTGTTTTGTTAACTGGAAGAGACCCTACTGATCCATTCTTTGGAGAACCGGCTAGTGGGGGCAGTTTGGGACAGTGGCTTAGGCATTTGCAGCAAGCAGGGGAGGCAAGGGAAGCACTAGATAAGAGTATTCTAGGGgaagaaggagaggaagatGAGATGTTAATGGCAGTGAGAATAGCTGTTGTATGCCTGTCAGATATGCCTGCAGACAGGCCTTCTAGTGATGAGCTTGTTCACCTGCTAACCCAGCTGCACAGTTTTTGA
- the LOC126719658 gene encoding zinc finger BED domain-containing protein RICESLEEPER 1-like, translated as MDAPTTENLDAVINIDENEESIKNNDVKLEENPFEQKKRKKTSMIWNDFNEIILPDKTKKVQCIHCLKRLAYSNNGATQYHRHLKGCLSCKLTDKKQKQLAVNEGGVESEVAIANFKYDHAKVKEKASHMILVHEYPFNTMEHEVFNVFMKIATPYYQKISRNTARNDCISTFELEKKKLKTMLGSINRLEITKANYNFCNVPPPHSGVVIFDAIFKSFLDWGLENKVCTITLDNANNNDATLRILKDAIKRKLMLGGKIFHVQDGLSEIETVIENIRESVKYLLALEACLIKFGEIAKQLQLPSKKLILDCPTCWNATYAMFATTLEFKEVFPRYKDRDAGYNWLPSNEDWDRTEHVCNFLSVFEEVTNVISGSEYPTANIFLPEVWKIKEVLNEKSLDENDYISAMACKMKLKFDKYWGECNFVMVIAVVLDPRFKMTLINFSFPKIYQGFEVARNINCVHDSLYELYNEYVADYTSSNVGQSASKSTEGSSSVGGNNSKFKTRGRMEFDQFVRNADNIQPVMWDFIECKTCKDPASTV; from the exons ATGGATGCTCCTACTACTGAAAATCTAGATGCAGTAATTAATATTGATGAGAATGAAgaatctataaaaaataatgatgtcAAACTTGAAGAAAATCCttttgaacaaaagaaaaggaaaaagacttCTATGATTTGGAATgactttaatgaaattattcttcctgataaaacaaaaaaggttCAATGTATTCACTGCCTTAAAAGACTTGCCTACAGTAATAATGGTGCAACACAATACCATAGGCACTTGAAAGGTTGTCTAAGTTGTAAACTAACTgataagaaacaaaaacagttaGCTGTAAATGAAGGTGGGGTGGAAAGTGAGGTGGCAATAGCAAACTTTAAGTATGACCATGCCAAGGTCAAGGAAAAGGCTTCACATATGATCCTTGTGCATGAATACCCTTTTAATACGATGGAGCATGaggtttttaatgtttttatgaaAATTGCTACTCCATATTACCAGAAAATTTCACGCAATACTGCAAGGAACGATTGCATTTCTACTTTTgagttggagaagaaaaaattgaagacTATGCTTGGTAGTATAAATAGA TTGGAAATTACAAAAGcgaattataatttttgtaatgtACCACCTCCACATTCCGGAGTTGTAATTTTTGATGCTATCTTTAAGTCTTTTCTTGATTGGGGGCTTGAAAACAAGGTGTGTACAATAACCTTGGACAATGCTAACAATAATGATGCAACTCTAAGAATTTTGAAAGATGCTATCAAAAGGAAGCTTATGTTGGGTGGCAAGATCTTTCATGTACAAGATGGGTTGAGTGAGATTGAAACAGTGATTGAAAATATCCGTGAAAGTGTGAAGTATCTACTTGCATTAGAAGCTTGTCTTATAAAGTTTGGTGAGATTGCAAAGCAATTGCAATTACCGTCCAAGAAGTTAATCTTAGATTGTCCCACATGTTGGAATGCAACATATGCAATGTTTGCTACTACCTTGGAGTTTAAAGAGGTGTTCCCTAGGTACAAAGATAGAGATGCAGGGTATAATTGGCTGCCTAGTAATGAAGATTGGGATAGGACAGAACATGTTTGCAATTTTTTATCAGTTTTTGAAGAAGTCACAAATGTCATATCAGGAAGTGAATATCCAACTGCAAATATATTCCTTCCTGAGGTTTGGAAGATAAAAGAAGTTTTAAATGAGAAGTCACTTGATGAAAATGATTACATTAGTGCTATGGCATGTAAGATGAAGTTAAAGTTTGACAAATATTGGGGTGAATGCAACTTTGTAATGGTCATAGCTGTTGTGTTAGATCCTCGGTTCAAAATGACTTTGATAAACTTTTCCTTTCCAAAGATCTATCAAGGGTTTGAAGTAGCTAGAAACATTAATTGTGTTCATGATTCCTTATATGAACTTTATAATGAATATGTTGCGGACTATACTTCAAGCAATGTTGGACAAAGTGCATCTAAATCCACTGAAGGTAGTAGTAGTGTTGGTGGCAataattcaaagtttaaaacCAGAGGTAGAATGGAGTTTGATCAGTTTGTTAGAAATGCTGATAACATACAACCT GTGATGTGGGATTTCATAGAATGCAAGACTTGTAAGGACCCCGCctcaactgtgtag